CAATTTCCTGAGAAAGAAAGATGATTATAGTTAATAGCAATCActtctaaaataatattatttgaCAGATTCAGTAGAATTTCTATGAAACAAAAATAATATACAATATGAAAACACCATATACAACATGAATTTGAATACGAGTAACCGAAATGAGTATAAATAAATGAAATCTCATATAACACGTGAATAGAAGTTTATAACTCGAATCCCAAAGAAAATAATACGCATAAACTATGATAAAGAACTCCATAaacccaaaacaatattatCCTAGAAGctactcatcatcatcatcatcatcatcgggTATATCAAACAAGTCCCTAGGCTTAGTCTTAATAACATGAAACCATCCTTTTTGTATCTCATCCTCGATGTAAAAAACTTGTTTCGCTTGAGAAGAGAAAATAAATGGATCATCTTTCAAATTTTGACTAGTGTGCATCAACTTCGAGAAATTAACACGAACTCTGCCACTCGGGTATGTTTTGAAACCCTTTCGTATGTCAACCCAATCACATCGGAACATTAGAACCTTGAAAGAACCATAATAATCAAGTTCTAATATTTCTTTTAGTTTTCCATAATACTCTTGGCCGTCAGCTTCTACCATAATTCCTGAATTTTGAGTCTTTTGAGATCGCTCACGATCCACGGTGTCAAATTTATAGCCATTGATAATAACGCTTTTCATCCTTTTCCCGCGATTGCTTAAACCACCTGGTAAGGATTTTCTCAATTTTCCTTCTTTCGTGCTATCATCTAGGTTATTGGCCTAtaattccaaaaaattaagttaaaCTCAGATTGATACATAACAAAAAGAAGGAAACTCTAGATTTTGAAGCATATAACCTGGTTATGCAACCAATCGGGAAATTCATCGATTATCCACTGATTTTCTTGACCTCCTCCGACTTGATTCTCTTGTCGTTTATGTTGTATGAAGGAAATTTAGACATTGAAAAATTGAGTTATTAACATTGTAAGTATTAATACGCTCAAGAAAATCATCCATAAAGGTACTTACTCAAGCACCAGTTTCATCTCATCTGAATGAAGCAAAACATAGCGATGTGCTTGCTTTAAACTTTTGTCATCAAGACGAACATTTTCTTTCATCCCAACCACACGACCACCTGAGTAGTATAAATAGTTATTGATGTCTGGAACACCATCTTCGTTCCTCTTCGGTCTGTTGAATATGGTCTCAACACTTTCTAGATATCTCGAACAAAATGCAATTGTCTCCCATAAAAGGTACCCTTCTGCTATGGATCCTTCTGGTTGCGCTTTATTACTTACATGAGATTTCAAAAAGGCCAAGTATCTTAAAATATAATGGAAAAGATTGTGAACgtgaaagaataaaacaagtaTTTTTTGATGTATtcttatttaaaaattattaaaaaatatatagaatTTTAAGATATTGACCTCTCAATGGGATACATCCACCTATAATGAACAGGTCCACCGAGTTTGACCTCATCTGCTAAATGAATTAGTAGATGCACCATGATTGTGAAAAATGTTGGCAGAAACTCTTTCTCCATCTTACAAAGAGTCAACACAAGCCTCGACTTAATGGAATCTAATTCACTTCTTTCAATAGCAGTTGACCATATCTTCTTGAAAAAGTCCGACAATTCATCAAGCAAATCAATTACTTTTGTGGCATTCGATGCTCTTAAAGCGACAGGAAGGATATCCTGCATAAGGACATGATTGTCAAGGCTTTTCAAATTAATAAGTTTACGCTGCTTCAAATTCACACACCTTTGCAAATTAGATCCATATCCATCAGGAACCTTTAGATTTTGTAGGACATTCAAAAAtcgttctttctcttctttagaCATGGTGTAGGCAGCCGGAGGCAAATAGTCCTTAACACGATTTGGATGAGATTCAGGCCAAAGATGAGATTTTATGTTCCGTGCTTTAAGGGCCAATCTAGCATTCTTATCATCTCTACTCTTCTCCATACCTAAAAGAGTTCCTAAGAAATTGTCACACACATTCTTCTCAATGTGCATAACATCTAAATTATGTCTAAGAGGATTATGTTCCCAATATTCTAATTTGAAAAGtttacttttctttttccaCAGCACGACATCATCctgatcatcatcatcatcgtcatcaatTTCATCATCTTCTTGTCTCCCTCTTTTTTTAGGAACACTTTTTGACTTTCCATAAACATACTTAACTTTTTCTTGTTGCTTCAAAACTTCTGTCCCGCTTACGGGAACCAAAGCAAGACCATATTCCTCTTCCCCATCAAATAAGCTTGCTTGAGAATGATAAGGATGATCAATTGGTAACCATTTTCGAGCTCCAGGATAGGTAATTTTACCACCAAAACTATACGCACAACCAGAATCAGCACAAGTAGGGCAAGCATTATAACCTCTCGTACTCCAACCCGACAACATAGCATATGCTGGAAAGTCATTTATAGTGGAGTGTAAGGCTGCTCGCATTTTAAAACATTTTCCACTATGAGCATCAAAGACATATACACCTTCCCACAATAATTTTAACTCATGGATTAGTGTTTGCAAATACACATCAATATCCATACCGGGACCAAACTTACCAGGAATGATCAAAGACAAAATGAATGATGTTGACTTCATACAAAGCCATGGTGGCAAATTATAAGGAATCAGGATCACTGGCCATGTACTGTAACTAGTATTCATCAAACGATATGGATTAAAACCATCACTTGCTAGACCCAATCTAACACTACGAGGGTCTTTGGCGAATTCCTCATATCTTTGATCAAATTTTTTCCAAGCTTCACCATCTGCCGGGTGACTAATGACCTTTTCATCCTTGCGGTCAAAATGCCATCTCATGTCCTCTGCTGTTTTAGAAGACATGTAAAGCCTCTTTAGTCTAGGGATGAGAGGAAAATACCGCATTACTTTAGCTGGAACGCCCTTCATACGTTTTTCTTTAACATTATCACTTATATCGCCCTCACTTTCTTTAACATTTTTCCACCTTGATGTGTGACAGATGCGACactcacttttttttttgcaaagtcGCCCCAATATAACATGCAATCATTTGGACATGCATGGATTTTCTCGTAACCCAAATCCAAATCCTTCATAATCTTCATGCCTTCATAATACGACGATGGAAACTCTTTAATATTAGGAAATGCGTCTAATAGAAGCTCAAGCAACTTATTAAATGATGCGGCAGACCAGTGGAACATACACTTGAGGTGAAACAAGTGCAATAGAAACGACAACTTTGAGAAAGTTGTACACCCCTCATATAAACCCTCATCACAAGCTTCCCTGAGTCGTTTATACTTTGCTTCTTCTTCATTGGTGTTGGTTGATGGAAATTCATCATCTTCCCCACAATCAAAATTTAACTCTTCATGCATGTTATATGAATCTTCATCTTCTAAATTTGCTTCACTAAATGACGGGTCTTGGGGTTCGTTGGTGGGTTGTGCACTATTGTCAACCCTAAAAGCTGCTCTTAGTAACCCATTCATATCATCTCGACCTACTACCTTTGCTTGGTCACTGGGGATCTCTACGGTATTACTCTCTTCACCTTTACAATGGAAAATCCATTGTCTATAGTTCTTATAAAAACCGTTAAATAAAATGTGTCCTCCTACCTCTTCTAAGGGATACGATTTATTCAACTTGCATTTATTACATGGGCATCGAGTCTTTCCCTCTAAAAGAGTCTCTTTAGCTACCTCTAAAAATTCCATGCAACCATTATAATAACCGGCTTCCCCTTTTCGTAAGTCAATCCAACTAGTATCCATGTCTACAAAAAAAAATGACCCTTATCGAATACAAATAACCTTTCAACTGGCCGGATTATATTGTTGGAAGTTAGTAAGATCGCAATAAAAGGAAAGAATTCAcatgttttttaattttgaaacgACACAATAAACCAGGGAAAGATTTTTGAACTTTGGGTTTGATTGATAACCATAAAACTCAATAACTTAgtcaaatttataaaaataacaTGTCCATAATTTATTTTCAATAAGGGAAAAAAACTACGCTTAGTAGCAGAGAAATCATTGTGATGCATATTGAACTATCCTTGTGTTATTACAGAGTAACAGTTAATCTCACAA
This genomic stretch from Spinacia oleracea cultivar Varoflay chromosome 3, BTI_SOV_V1, whole genome shotgun sequence harbors:
- the LOC110797131 gene encoding uncharacterized protein, translated to MRYFPLIPRLKRLYMSSKTAEDMRWHFDRKDEKVISHPADGEAWKKFDQRYEEFAKDPRSVRLGLASDGFNPYRLMNTSYSTWPVILIPYNLPPWLCMKSTSFILSLIIPGKFGPGMDIDVYLQTLIHELKLLWEGVYVFDAHSGKCFKMRAALHSTINDFPAYAMLSGWSTRGYNACPTCADSGCAYSFGGKITYPGARKWLPIDHPYHSQASLFDGEEEYGLALVPVSGTEVLKQQEKVKYVYGKSKSVPKKRGRQEDDEIDDDDDDDQDDVVLWKKKSKLFKLEYWEHNPLRHNLDVMHIEKNVCDNFLGTLLGMEKSRDDKNARLALKARNIKSHLWPESHPNRVKDYLPPAAYTMSKEEKERFLNVLQNLKVPDGYGSNLQRCVNLKQRKLINLKSLDNHVLMQDILPVALRASNATKVIDLLDELSDFFKKIWSTAIERSELDSIKSRLVLTLCKMEKEFLPTFFTIMVHLLIHLADEVKLGGPVHYRWMYPIERYLAFLKSHVSNKAQPEGSIAEGYLLWETIAFCSRYLESVETIFNRPKRNEDGVPDINNYLYYSGGRVVGMKENVRLDDKSLKQAHRYVLLHSDEMKLANNLDDSTKEGKLRKSLPGGLSNRGKRMKSVIINGYKFDTVDRERSQKTQNSGIMVEADGQEYYGKLKEILELDYYGSFKVLMFRCDWVDIRKGFKTYPSGRVRVNFSKLMHTSQNLKDDPFIFSSQAKQVFYIEDEIQKGWFHVIKTKPRDLFDIPDDDDDDDE